One genomic segment of Gammaproteobacteria bacterium includes these proteins:
- the uvrB gene encoding excision nuclease subunit B → MTRPFALHSHYSPAGDQPEAIRALVAGLRDDAMTAITLLGVTGSGKTYTMASVIAALQRPTLVLAPNKTLAAQLYGEFKEFFPGNAVEYFVSYYDYYQPEAYVPASDTYIAKDASINDHIEQLRLSATKSLLERRDTLIVASVSSIYGLGDPNSYLRMILHLECGDRVEIRAILRRLAELQYTRNDFELCRGTFRVHGDVLDIFPADSEKDAVRIELFDEEIEAIGFFDPFTGESLRRVARVTIHPKTHYATPREVVLTAVEQIKDELRVHLAQLYAANKLVEAQRLEQRTLFDLEMMIELGYCSGIENYSRHLSGRTAGEPPPTLFEYLPVDALLFIDESHVTVPQLGAMYRGDRARKENLVEYGFRLPSALDNRPLRFEEFERFAPPTVYVSATPGPYELGRSSLVVEQVVRPTGLVDPAVEVRPVRSQVDDLLSEVRHITKIGFRILVTTLTKRMAEDLSEYLGEHGVRVRYLHSDIDTVERMEIIRDLRLGAFDVLVGINLLREGLDIPEVALVAILDADKEGFLRSERSLIQTIGRAARNIHGRVILYADKVTDSMRRAIEKTESRRRQQQIYNEIHSITPRGIEKRINAILDEIDIPISVNKSPLNQSPLANEKAEYADLSPAKLILRIKKLEKEMYRHAKNLEFEEAARLRDEIRYIERMAAVKIET, encoded by the coding sequence ATGACTCGCCCCTTCGCACTTCATAGTCATTATTCTCCTGCCGGAGATCAGCCAGAGGCCATTCGTGCGTTGGTCGCGGGACTGCGCGACGATGCCATGACGGCTATCACGCTCCTTGGGGTGACCGGCTCGGGCAAGACCTATACCATGGCGAGCGTCATCGCGGCTCTCCAACGTCCTACTCTGGTTCTCGCTCCCAATAAAACCCTAGCGGCGCAGCTCTATGGAGAGTTTAAGGAATTCTTTCCGGGTAACGCGGTCGAATATTTTGTCTCGTATTACGACTATTACCAACCCGAAGCCTATGTCCCCGCCAGCGATACATATATCGCGAAAGACGCATCCATTAATGACCACATCGAACAATTGCGTCTATCTGCTACTAAATCGCTTCTGGAACGACGCGATACCTTAATCGTGGCCTCGGTATCGTCTATTTATGGACTAGGTGACCCTAACTCTTATTTACGCATGATTCTTCATCTGGAGTGTGGCGACCGCGTGGAGATTCGAGCCATTTTGCGTCGCTTGGCAGAGCTTCAGTACACTCGCAACGATTTTGAATTATGCCGTGGTACCTTTCGCGTCCATGGCGACGTGCTCGACATTTTTCCTGCTGATTCAGAGAAGGATGCAGTCCGAATCGAACTTTTCGATGAAGAAATCGAAGCGATTGGCTTTTTCGATCCGTTCACTGGTGAGTCCTTACGCAGAGTGGCTCGCGTCACGATTCACCCCAAGACTCACTATGCTACCCCGCGCGAGGTTGTGCTCACAGCGGTGGAACAGATTAAAGATGAGCTACGCGTACACTTGGCCCAACTGTATGCTGCCAATAAACTAGTTGAAGCTCAACGACTTGAACAACGCACGCTTTTTGACCTGGAGATGATGATCGAACTGGGTTATTGCTCAGGCATCGAAAACTATTCACGTCACCTGTCTGGCCGCACCGCCGGCGAACCACCACCAACCCTGTTCGAGTATCTGCCCGTCGATGCACTACTTTTCATCGATGAATCACATGTTACCGTACCTCAACTCGGGGCGATGTACCGTGGCGACCGCGCCCGCAAAGAAAACCTGGTGGAATATGGCTTTCGTCTACCCTCGGCGCTTGATAATCGACCACTACGTTTTGAGGAATTTGAACGTTTTGCGCCCCCCACCGTATACGTTTCTGCGACCCCTGGACCCTACGAGCTTGGCCGTTCCAGCTTGGTGGTGGAACAAGTGGTGCGCCCTACGGGATTGGTGGACCCGGCGGTGGAGGTACGTCCTGTGCGCTCACAGGTCGATGATCTACTCTCCGAGGTTAGGCATATCACAAAAATTGGTTTTCGGATACTTGTCACTACACTCACCAAACGCATGGCCGAGGACCTTAGCGAATATCTAGGAGAGCACGGCGTGCGAGTGCGCTATCTCCACTCCGACATCGATACCGTCGAACGGATGGAAATCATTCGTGATCTGCGGCTTGGCGCTTTCGACGTGTTGGTCGGGATCAACTTGCTGCGGGAAGGGCTAGACATTCCCGAAGTGGCTCTCGTGGCAATTTTAGATGCCGATAAAGAAGGGTTTCTCCGCTCCGAGCGTTCCCTTATTCAAACTATCGGACGAGCTGCACGCAATATCCACGGACGAGTTATTCTATACGCTGACAAGGTGACCGATTCGATGCGCCGGGCCATAGAAAAAACCGAGTCCCGTCGTCGCCAGCAACAGATTTATAACGAAATCCACAGCATCACCCCTCGGGGGATAGAAAAAAGAATTAACGCAATTTTAGACGAAATTGATATTCCAATCTCTGTAAACAAATCTCCGCTCAACCAATCGCCATTAGCAAACGAAAAAGCTGAATACGCAGATTTATCTCCCGCCAAGCTGATACTGCGTATCAAAAAACTTGAAAAAGAAATGTACCGTCATGCCAAAAATCTGGAATTTGAAGAGGCCGCGCGTCTACGTGATGAGATTCGATATATTGAACGGATGGCGGCAGTCAAAATTGAAACATAA
- the kpsS gene encoding Capsule polysaccharide export protein KpsS, whose product MITGGKNQFANKKILLLQGPLGPFFNWLSHDLRKAGAEVSKVNFNGGDYLFFLRNSIAFRDNIQAWPLFLEKLLDSKKIDIIILFGDCRPLHRIACAIAYQRGIRIGVFEEGYIRPNFITFEQYGVNGYSQIPRMPDFYRGLVTKKNKIEQPVGNTFWQVALWSILYYAASTLLQGFFRRYQHHRPLTVLEIIPWIKSFWRKGYFALKERGTLRLLTTTLAGQYFFVPLQVHNDVQIGVHSTFSSVQNFILQVLISFARHAPKKTYLVIKHHPMDRGYNDYGAFIREQIQLLAISERVIYIHDQHLPTILQYTRGVVLINSTVGFSALHHGVPMKVCGTAIYDMEGLTFQGDLDSFWTAAQECIPDKKLFLNLRNYLIENTQLNGSFYKKLPDGKNFCNFVE is encoded by the coding sequence ATGATTACAGGTGGGAAAAATCAATTTGCTAACAAAAAAATTTTATTGCTACAAGGACCTCTTGGTCCATTTTTTAATTGGCTGAGTCACGATCTACGTAAAGCGGGAGCAGAAGTATCTAAGGTTAATTTCAATGGTGGTGATTATTTATTTTTTCTTAGAAATTCAATTGCTTTTCGTGATAATATCCAGGCATGGCCTCTATTTCTTGAAAAACTGCTGGACAGTAAAAAAATCGACATAATAATTTTATTTGGCGACTGTCGACCGCTGCATCGTATAGCTTGTGCAATAGCCTACCAACGTGGTATTAGGATTGGAGTATTCGAAGAGGGATATATTCGTCCAAATTTTATTACTTTTGAACAATATGGAGTGAATGGATATTCACAAATTCCGCGCATGCCCGATTTTTATCGCGGTCTTGTTACCAAGAAAAATAAAATCGAGCAGCCAGTTGGCAATACATTTTGGCAGGTGGCGTTATGGAGTATATTGTATTATGCAGCGAGCACCCTGCTTCAAGGTTTTTTTAGACGTTATCAGCACCACCGGCCATTAACGGTATTGGAAATAATTCCTTGGATTAAATCATTCTGGCGCAAGGGCTACTTCGCGCTGAAGGAACGTGGAACATTACGTCTTTTAACCACTACCCTGGCGGGGCAATATTTTTTTGTTCCCTTACAAGTGCATAATGATGTTCAAATTGGAGTGCATTCAACTTTTAGTTCCGTACAGAATTTTATCTTGCAGGTTCTAATATCTTTTGCCCGACATGCACCGAAAAAAACATATTTGGTCATCAAGCACCACCCAATGGATAGAGGATACAATGACTATGGAGCTTTTATCCGCGAACAAATTCAATTATTAGCAATATCAGAACGAGTAATTTACATTCATGATCAACATCTCCCTACTATTTTACAATATACCCGAGGAGTAGTGCTCATTAATAGCACGGTTGGTTTTTCCGCCTTACATCATGGTGTGCCGATGAAAGTTTGTGGAACTGCCATTTATGACATGGAAGGTTTAACCTTCCAGGGAGATCTGGATAGTTTTTGGACCGCAGCCCAAGAATGTATTCCAGATAAAAAGCTTTTTTTAAATTTACGCAATTATTTAATTGAAAATACGCAATTGAATGGTAGCTTTTATAAAAAGCTTCCCGACGGAAAAAATTTTTGTAATTTTGTTGAGTGA
- the recD gene encoding RecBCD enzyme subunit RecD, giving the protein MKSLLVHWEEYGWLRQVDTTFANFLWREAPDAHPLLILAAALTSHQLGRGHVCLDLAATLANPASVLSIPPGDIFTQEEKEAPTLPQEILAGLTLDQWKQALDYPELIGAGPGNTPLVRIGSRLYPRRYWRYEQEIRANLEQRFKMSQTLQQSLAIPKLREILDILFPSSLVTPNWQKIACALAVCNIFSVITGGPGTGKTTTVVSLLILLQALALFDKSRSETHPLRIRLAAPTGKAAARLNKSITETISDPEFICGMPADLVRASVPTRVTTIHGLLGSQVDSRHFRHHAGNPLALDVLIIDEASMVDLEMMAALFNALPASARIILLGDKDQLASVEAGGVLGELCLNANHGHYTTATFNWLRETTGEKIDVALIDQNGTALDQSVVMLRHSYRFSAGIGDLARAVNDGDSVVASQIWERNHQNLALLALTDTQNPLFRNLIINGIDKNHRGGGQGYRHYLEVLKNRPDPEAGQSAFDAWARVVLQAYDQFQVLCALRRGPWGTEGLNQKIAQLLHNAGLISATTGWYLGRPVMVTRNDYGLGLMNGDIGITLVLPDNANQNWTQRVAFPANDSGQNIKWILPSRLQAVETVHALTVHKSQGSEFRHVVFILPDTINPVLTRELLYTGITRARDFLTLINPGGKEFLDRIIQRRVLRAGGLWADE; this is encoded by the coding sequence ATGAAAAGCCTACTCGTTCACTGGGAGGAATATGGTTGGTTGCGCCAGGTGGATACGACATTCGCTAATTTTCTTTGGCGTGAAGCACCAGATGCGCATCCTTTACTGATCCTCGCTGCCGCACTTACTAGTCATCAACTTGGTCGCGGCCATGTTTGTCTCGATTTGGCGGCCACCTTGGCTAATCCAGCTTCCGTATTGTCGATCCCTCCTGGAGATATATTCACCCAGGAAGAAAAAGAAGCACCAACTTTGCCGCAAGAAATACTTGCAGGATTAACTCTGGATCAATGGAAACAGGCGCTAGATTATCCTGAGTTAATTGGAGCCGGGCCTGGCAACACACCGCTAGTACGAATAGGGTCACGCTTATATCCGCGACGCTATTGGCGATATGAACAAGAAATACGCGCTAATCTTGAGCAACGTTTCAAAATGTCACAAACTCTTCAGCAATCTCTGGCTATTCCAAAATTACGTGAAATCCTCGATATTCTTTTTCCATCTTCCCTGGTGACGCCGAATTGGCAAAAAATTGCCTGCGCACTCGCGGTGTGTAATATCTTCAGTGTTATTACCGGCGGTCCGGGTACTGGCAAAACAACAACGGTAGTTAGCCTCCTAATTCTGTTGCAAGCCTTGGCACTTTTCGATAAATCACGGAGTGAAACGCATCCTCTGCGTATCCGTTTGGCAGCGCCAACTGGAAAGGCTGCCGCACGCTTGAATAAATCAATTACCGAAACCATTAGCGATCCGGAATTTATCTGCGGCATGCCAGCGGATCTTGTGCGTGCTTCCGTGCCCACGAGGGTAACCACCATTCATGGATTACTTGGCAGCCAGGTGGATAGCAGGCATTTTCGTCATCATGCGGGCAATCCATTAGCACTTGACGTGCTCATAATTGATGAAGCATCCATGGTCGATTTAGAAATGATGGCTGCGTTATTCAATGCGTTGCCCGCATCAGCACGCATTATTTTACTGGGTGACAAAGATCAACTGGCATCGGTGGAGGCCGGCGGGGTGCTAGGCGAACTTTGCTTAAACGCAAATCATGGCCATTACACCACAGCGACTTTTAATTGGTTACGAGAAACGACGGGTGAAAAAATTGACGTGGCGTTAATTGATCAAAATGGAACTGCGCTTGATCAATCGGTTGTCATGTTACGTCATAGCTATCGATTTTCTGCCGGAATTGGCGATCTTGCTCGGGCGGTTAATGACGGCGACAGCGTGGTGGCGAGTCAAATTTGGGAACGAAATCATCAAAACCTCGCACTTCTTGCGCTGACAGATACACAGAATCCATTATTCAGAAATTTGATTATCAATGGCATCGACAAAAATCACCGTGGTGGTGGACAAGGATATCGCCATTATCTGGAAGTGCTAAAAAATCGACCTGACCCCGAAGCCGGACAATCCGCTTTTGACGCCTGGGCGCGTGTAGTATTGCAAGCGTATGATCAATTCCAGGTATTGTGTGCCCTACGTCGCGGTCCTTGGGGTACAGAAGGACTCAACCAAAAAATTGCTCAATTGTTGCACAATGCAGGTTTAATTTCGGCAACTACGGGCTGGTATCTTGGTCGTCCGGTCATGGTCACGCGCAATGATTATGGCTTGGGTTTAATGAATGGCGATATCGGTATCACCCTTGTACTTCCCGATAATGCCAATCAGAATTGGACGCAACGGGTGGCTTTTCCCGCGAATGATAGCGGTCAAAATATCAAATGGATATTGCCCAGTCGTTTGCAGGCGGTAGAAACGGTTCACGCGCTTACTGTGCATAAGTCACAAGGTTCAGAATTCAGGCACGTCGTGTTCATTTTGCCAGATACGATCAATCCGGTTTTAACTCGTGAATTGCTTTATACGGGAATTACCCGCGCTCGGGATTTTTTGACGTTGATTAATCCAGGAGGAAAAGAATTTTTAGATCGGATTATTCAAAGACGAGTTTTACGTGCCGGTGGTTTGTGGGCGGATGAATAA